One window of Aliarcobacter lanthieri genomic DNA carries:
- the recO gene encoding recombination protein RecO produces the protein MQGYIIDIKPVKDDDLIVTILCENELITSYRFYGARHSNINIGYKIDFELEVTKSNIARLKDVMQLGFPWILNIQKMYCWQRYLKLFYAHLKDLEELDGFYFYLLENLVKKIEKQNVLRAIIESYISILENEGRLHFDFECLICEIRIEDKLCLLRGFLPTHKNCIKANIFNLQKIKDLFYTKSTIGLNDEEIEKLWDIILLGL, from the coding sequence ATGCAAGGCTACATAATTGATATAAAACCTGTAAAGGATGATGATTTAATAGTTACAATTCTATGTGAAAATGAACTTATTACTTCTTATAGATTTTATGGAGCAAGGCATTCTAATATCAATATAGGCTATAAAATTGATTTTGAATTAGAAGTTACAAAATCAAATATTGCTAGGCTTAAAGATGTTATGCAGTTAGGGTTTCCTTGGATATTAAATATTCAAAAAATGTATTGTTGGCAAAGATATTTAAAACTTTTTTATGCTCATTTAAAAGATTTAGAAGAGTTGGATGGTTTTTATTTTTATTTACTTGAAAATTTAGTTAAAAAAATAGAAAAACAAAATGTATTAAGAGCAATAATCGAATCATATATATCTATTTTAGAAAATGAAGGTAGATTACATTTTGATTTTGAATGTTTAATTTGTGAAATAAGAATAGAAGATAAGCTTTGTTTGTTAAGAGGTTTTTTACCTACTCATAAAAACTGTATAAAAGCAAATATATTTAATTTACAAAAGATTAAAGACCTTTTCTATACTAAATCAACTATAGGTTTAAATGATGAAGAGATAGAAAAATTATGGGACATAATATTGCTTGGATTATGA
- a CDS encoding HDOD domain-containing protein has protein sequence MLQLKAILTRVEALPPLPRTVSEIEEFRRKSDKEITELLKIIEKDALIVTNLLKISNSAMFGFRSKVETPLRAISLLGINFTVSIAISTSTQKLLKSNLEPYGITNNDFMRSSNISSVLANLWLNNFEPKLKEEIILPALLHDIGKFILADFIKSENKEEEFREKIKAGESSIEDIEREFFGVTTSYVTAQVFKHWKLSSNLINSIEFIDNVNSVHDEFKKIAQILDVIKTVAIITDPLSDKSIEKAIKKAKLYNLDTNNLQNSIKILQTRVDEVIS, from the coding sequence ATGTTGCAATTAAAAGCAATATTAACAAGGGTAGAGGCTCTTCCTCCTTTACCAAGAACTGTAAGTGAAATTGAAGAATTTAGAAGAAAAAGTGATAAAGAAATAACAGAATTACTTAAGATTATTGAAAAAGATGCTTTAATAGTAACAAATCTTTTAAAAATTTCTAATTCTGCTATGTTTGGATTTCGTTCAAAAGTGGAAACTCCATTAAGGGCTATTAGTCTTTTAGGAATTAATTTTACAGTTTCTATTGCAATTTCAACAAGCACACAAAAACTTTTAAAATCTAATTTGGAACCTTATGGTATAACAAATAATGATTTTATGAGATCATCAAATATTTCTTCTGTTTTAGCAAATCTTTGGCTTAATAATTTTGAACCAAAATTAAAAGAAGAGATAATTTTACCAGCATTATTACATGATATAGGAAAATTTATATTAGCTGATTTTATAAAAAGTGAAAATAAAGAAGAAGAATTTAGAGAAAAGATAAAGGCTGGAGAAAGTAGTATAGAAGATATTGAGCGTGAATTTTTTGGAGTTACAACTTCTTATGTTACGGCACAAGTTTTTAAACATTGGAAGCTTAGTTCTAATTTAATAAATTCAATAGAGTTTATTGATAATGTAAATAGTGTTCATGATGAATTTAAGAAAATTGCACAAATATTAGATGTTATAAAAACAGTAGCAATTATTACAGATCCGTTAAGTGATAAAAGTATAGAAAAGGCAATAAAAAAAGCTAAACTATATAATCTTGATACAAATAATTTACAAAATTCTATAAAAATTTTACAAACTAGAGTAGATGAAGTTATATCATAA
- a CDS encoding pyrimidine/purine nucleoside phosphorylase — translation MSDFKGVSIAKAANILYDGNITSRSITFEDGSKKTLGIMLAGEYELNTVNKAVIDIQRGNLELLLPAQDWQMFEGPASFEIPVNTKYKLRVHSLVDYCCSFIKD, via the coding sequence ATGTCAGATTTCAAAGGTGTTTCAATAGCTAAAGCCGCAAATATTTTATATGATGGAAATATAACTAGCAGATCTATAACATTTGAAGATGGTTCTAAAAAAACTTTAGGAATTATGCTTGCTGGAGAGTATGAATTAAATACTGTAAATAAAGCAGTTATTGATATTCAAAGAGGTAATTTGGAATTACTTTTACCTGCACAAGATTGGCAAATGTTTGAAGGACCTGCATCATTTGAGATTCCTGTAAATACAAAATATAAGTTAAGAGTTCATAGCCTAGTTGATTATTGTTGCTCTTTTATAAAAGATTAA
- the ychF gene encoding redox-regulated ATPase YchF has protein sequence MGLGVGIVGLPNVGKSTTFNALTKAQNAEAQNYPFCTIEPNKAVVPVPDKRLDKLAKIVNPNKIQHSTIDFVDIAGLVRGASKGEGLGNQFLSNIREVEVILHMVRCFDDGNITHVEGDVNPLRDIEIIETELIYADISQLEKKIERLKKQAKGNKEAASQLVIAEELYSHIGELQPVKTFDKIDNETFITLDKELRFLSNKDVIYGANVDEDSLALGTNKYVEMVKEHAESVNADVIVLCAKIEEELVGLSDDEASEFLSDLGVQESGLEQIIHKAFDKLGLMSYFTAGKVEVRAWTIRKNTKAPQAAAVIHNDFEKGFIKAEVISYNDFVSNGGESKCKELGKLRLEGKDYVVQDGDIMHFRFNV, from the coding sequence ATGGGATTAGGTGTAGGTATAGTAGGACTTCCAAATGTAGGTAAATCAACAACTTTTAATGCTTTAACAAAAGCACAAAATGCAGAAGCACAAAATTATCCATTTTGTACAATAGAACCAAATAAAGCAGTAGTTCCAGTACCTGATAAAAGATTAGATAAATTAGCAAAAATTGTAAATCCAAATAAAATACAACATTCAACTATTGATTTTGTTGATATTGCAGGATTAGTACGTGGTGCTAGTAAAGGTGAAGGATTAGGAAATCAATTTTTGTCAAATATCAGAGAGGTTGAAGTTATATTACATATGGTAAGATGTTTTGATGATGGAAATATTACTCACGTTGAAGGGGATGTAAATCCTTTAAGAGATATTGAAATTATTGAAACAGAACTTATTTATGCAGATATCTCACAATTAGAGAAAAAAATTGAAAGGCTTAAAAAACAAGCTAAAGGTAATAAAGAAGCTGCTTCTCAACTTGTAATTGCTGAAGAATTATATTCTCATATTGGAGAATTACAACCAGTTAAAACTTTTGATAAAATAGATAATGAAACTTTTATAACTTTAGATAAAGAACTTAGATTTCTATCAAATAAAGATGTTATTTATGGAGCTAATGTTGATGAAGATTCATTAGCTCTAGGTACAAATAAATATGTAGAAATGGTAAAAGAACATGCAGAAAGTGTAAATGCTGATGTTATAGTGCTTTGTGCAAAAATAGAAGAAGAACTTGTGGGATTATCAGATGACGAGGCTAGTGAATTTTTATCTGATTTAGGGGTACAAGAATCTGGATTAGAACAAATTATTCATAAAGCATTTGATAAACTTGGACTTATGAGCTATTTTACAGCAGGAAAAGTTGAAGTTAGAGCATGGACTATAAGAAAAAATACAAAAGCACCTCAAGCAGCAGCAGTTATTCACAATGACTTTGAAAAAGGTTTTATTAAAGCTGAGGTTATTTCTTATAATGATTTTGTATCAAATGGTGGGGAAAGTAAATGTAAAGAACTTGGAAAACTTAGACTTGAAGGAAAAGACTATGTTGTTCAAGATGGTGATATCATGCACTTTAGATTTAATGTATAA